From the Rhodococcus sp. NBC_00297 genome, one window contains:
- a CDS encoding PhzF family phenazine biosynthesis protein — protein sequence MSFDVHVVRVFTDDQGRWGNPLGIVDAASVAPVDRQSVAHDLQYSETVFVDVPESPVDSAALRIHTPAVELPFAGHPTVGTAAWLAGRGTPVETLLVPAGEVAVRVAGDTTYVRARPEWAPHFEFRQVRGADEVLAVDPAEFTTGHHYVWAWVDEERGAIRSRMFAPDMGVPEDEATGAAAVRVTELLGRDLSIVQGRGSVLSTTLSDDGWVELGGRVVVDESRTL from the coding sequence ATGTCATTCGACGTCCATGTCGTGCGGGTGTTCACCGACGACCAGGGTCGATGGGGCAACCCCCTCGGCATCGTCGACGCTGCGTCCGTTGCCCCGGTCGATCGCCAGTCCGTGGCGCACGACCTGCAGTACAGCGAGACGGTGTTCGTCGATGTTCCCGAGAGCCCTGTCGACTCCGCCGCCCTCCGCATTCACACGCCCGCCGTCGAGTTGCCGTTCGCCGGGCACCCCACCGTGGGCACAGCAGCATGGCTGGCCGGCCGCGGAACTCCGGTGGAGACGTTGCTCGTCCCCGCGGGCGAGGTTGCCGTCCGGGTCGCCGGCGACACCACCTACGTCCGTGCACGGCCCGAATGGGCACCACACTTCGAGTTCCGTCAGGTCCGGGGCGCCGACGAGGTTCTGGCCGTGGACCCCGCCGAGTTCACCACGGGCCACCACTACGTCTGGGCATGGGTGGACGAGGAGCGCGGGGCGATCAGGTCACGCATGTTCGCCCCCGACATGGGCGTCCCGGAGGACGAAGCAACGGGCGCGGCCGCCGTCCGGGTCACCGAACTGCTCGGGCGCGATCTGAGCATCGTGCAGGGCCGCGGGTCGGTGCTGTCGACCACGCTGTCCGACGACGGGTGGGTGGAGCTCGGCGGGCGGGTGGTGGTGGACGAGTCGCGCACTCTCTAG